From the Pomacea canaliculata isolate SZHN2017 linkage group LG4, ASM307304v1, whole genome shotgun sequence genome, one window contains:
- the LOC112562485 gene encoding uncharacterized protein LOC112562485 — translation MKFSCSAPSQQVQLQSNGMDYALFGYDSLKGCPLTLGYHPGFTFPIFSAQSHVTGGNGGPCGVVLSPEVSCVTSFTSTVVETPYELTKLMAVTAHLDADKWGPPFSASQDFQKFSAELKQNVLVFSTAVCGIYHVKLLLSEPPSFHSSFVEWIIKLNNTNDEDMYLKFLDTYGTHFVSRARFGASITVVHKMEDKVYRRLTEGHVTSAASYVAAALFGQPQTSTSDQQKAANEFQNEVETTTIAVGVSLPYAGNSLTWVTAAKGQPSAIDYDLTSVEVLFSDTLMGNSSLIGSHGIDHVRIRNNIVAVKTKYCWTLKRQDLTDKPQQQLSGV, via the exons ATGAAGTTTTCTTGCAGCGCCCCCTCACAGCAAGTCCAGCTACAATCCAATGGCATGGACTACGCGCTGTTTGGCTACGACAGTCTCAAGGGATGCCCTTTGACACTAGGATATCACCCGGGCTTTACCTTTCCCATCTTTTCTgcacaaagtcacgtgaccggaGGCAATGGCGGGCCATGTGGTGTGGTTCTGTCCCCGGAGGTGTCGTGTGTCACGTCGTTTACGTCGACGGTGGTGGAGACGCCGTACGAACTGACCAAGCTGATGGCTGTCACCGCACACCTGGATGCCGATAAGTGGGGGCCTCCCTTCTCGGCCAGCCAAGACTTTCAAAAGTTCTCCGCggaactgaaacaaaatgtccTGGTCTTTTCAACAGCTGTGTGCGGTATCTATCACGTGAAGCTGTTGCTCTCGGAACCGCCATCTTTTCATTCATCGTTCGTGGAGTGGATCATCAAGCTCAACAACACCAATGACGAGGACATGTACCTGAAGTTCCTTGACACCTACGGCACCCACTTTGTGTCACGGGCTCGCTTTGGGGCCTCGATAACGGTCGTGCACAAGATGGAGGATAAGGTGTATCGGCGCCTCAcggagggtcacgtgacgtcagctgccaGCTACGTGGCTGCGGCGCTATTTGGACAACCCCAGACCTCGACCTCTGATCAACAAAAGGCAGCAAACGAATTTCAAAATGAAGTGGAGACAACAACGATTGCTGTCGGTGTTTCTCTACCTTACGCAGGTAACAGCCTGACTTGGGTCACAGCAGCGAAAGGTCAACCCTCCGCCATCGACTATGACCTGACCTCTGTGGAGGTTCTCTTCTCAGACACTCTCATGGGTAACTCGAGTCTCATCGGCAGTCATGGTATTGACCACGTCAGGATCAGGAACAACATCGTGGCTGTCAAGACAAAGTACTGTTGGACTTTAAAGAGACAAGACCTGACAG ACAAACCTCAGCAACAACTGTCAGGTGTTTAG
- the LOC112562793 gene encoding ficolin-1-B-like, which yields MWNTTILVHKLETFVKLQNTTVVVNSSSQSTISTVTSAQDCFPSCIEDATCLVFTLIDTSGSLLTCTRHTDSLQSLTQRTGVTVYFLSPLVKKIVRSGQTRGLAPSSMYNDWTKAACVIDDECRQENSICFMNRCRCRPGFFSTLNYTCSANCSQADLHTTFMDYPDSGIRGHNIVERVGVSLQTCSSLCVRNRVCQSFDFRVTGGRCLLHEVTSLQAQSQWYPQTSRGWTHYQRTCLQFPTLYPGPQWYNSPCSINVVCPEPNSQCMSGRCSCRSPFILSGTDGTCRVPESCRDWQTTGIRSGVYSIQLPQNSSQKRVWCDMDTGDGGWLVFQRRKDGSVDFYRNWTQYENGFGDITGEFWLGLSHLYLLTRGRQQRLRIEVGRKIGGRRYAEYSSFRVEGPETNYTLNLSGYSGNAADSFMPLNGGMFSTYDRDNSKSVKNCAVEYRAGWWYKKACFFNACNLNGQYNWTSYGIVWYYYYWSYDSLHFSEMKLRPA from the exons ATGTGGAACACAACCATCTTAGTTCACAAACTGGAGACTTTTGTAAAACTACAAAACACCACGGTGGTtgtcaactctagttctcagTCTACCATCTCTACTGTCACCTCCGCACAGGACTGCTTCCCATCTTGCATTGAAGATGCCACGTGCTTGGTCTTCACCTTGATTGACACCTCTGGGTCCTTACTTACCTGCACGCGCCACACAGACTCGCTTCAGTCCTTGACACAGAGAACAGGTGTCACTGTGTACTTCCTCTCCCCTTtggtgaaaaaaattgtcagaagtGGACAGACGAGAGGCCTTGCTCCCTCCTCCATGTACAACGACTGGACCAAGGCAGCCTGTGTCATCGACGACGAGTGTCGTCAGGAAAACTCGATTTGTTTTATGAACAGGTGCCGCTGTCGTCCAGGGTTCTTCTCGACACTCAACTACACGTGCTCTGCAA ACTGTAGCCAAGCTGACCTGCACACCACCTTCATGGACTACCCTGACAGCGGAATAAGGGGACACAACATCGTGGAGCGGGTTGGAGTCAGTTTGCAGACTTGCAGCAGCCTGTGTGTCCGCAACAGAGTTTGTCAGTCCTTTGACTTCAGAG TCACAGGAGGGCGCTGTCTGCTTCATGAGGTCACCTCGCTCCAGGCTCAGTCCCAGTGGTATCCCCAGACCAGTCGAGgttggacccactaccagagaaccTGCCTGCAGTTTCCCACCTTATATCCTGGACCTCAGTGGTACAACTCACCCTGCAGCATCAACGTGGTTTGCCCTGAACCTAACAGTCAGTGTATGTCCGGTAGATGTTCGTGCAGGTCTCCCTTCATTTTGTCCGGTACTGATGGCACGTGTCGTGTTCCTG AGTCATGCCGAGACTGGCAGACAACAGGAATCAGGTCAGGTGTCTACTCCATTCAACTGCCACAAAACAGTAGCCAAAAGAGAgtctggtgtgacatggacacTGGTGATGGAGGCTGGCTG GTGTTCCAGCGACGAAAAGACGGTTCCGTTGACTTTTACAGGAACTGGACGCAATATGAAAACGGCTTTGGTGACATCACcggggagttctggctgg GGTTATCGCACCTGTACTTGCTAACCAGAGGGAGACAACAGCGACTCCGTATTGAGGTTGGAAGAAAGATTGGAGGACGTCGCTATGCTGAGTACTCGTCATTCAGAGTTGAgggtcctgagacaaactacacacTGAACCTGTCTGGCTACTCGGGTAATGCAG CTGACAGTTTCATGCCACTGAACGGAGGGATGTTTTCAACCTATGATCGTGACAACTCTAAGAGTGTCAAAAACTGTGCCGTAGAGTATCGCGCCGGCTGGTGGTACAAGAAGGCTTGTTTCTTTAATGCCTGTAACCTCAATGGCCAGTACAACTGGACTTCCTACGGCATCGTCTGGTATTACTACTACTGGAGCTATGACAGCTTGCACTTCAGCGAGATGAAGCTGAGACCAGCCTAG